The Lycium barbarum isolate Lr01 chromosome 9, ASM1917538v2, whole genome shotgun sequence genome has a segment encoding these proteins:
- the LOC132610498 gene encoding YDG domain-containing protein At5g47160-like, translating to MCLKDKWVNCGRSFGHVLGVEIGDQFRFRAELVMIGLHHQFIKGIDYANINGRDVATSIVDSSRYENEAISSQTLIYVGEGGNPKAFVNARVEDQKLEKGNLALKNSMDLGYPVRVISSRQSVNSEKSDKRYIYDGLYTVTECWQERGSTGKYVFKFELKRNLCQPKVTRELE from the coding sequence ATGTGTTTGAAAGATAAGTGGGTAAATTGTGGGAGGAGCTTTGGACATGTTCTTGGAGTTGAAATTGGGGATCAATTCCGATTCAGGGCAGAACTTGTTATGATCGGACTACATCACCAATTTATTAAGGGTATCGATTATGCGAATATTAACGGGAGAGATGTTGCAACTAGCATCGTTGATTCTAGTCGGTACGAGAACGAGGCCATATCTTCTCAAACACTCATTTATGTAGGTGAAGGTGGGAATCCAAAAGCTTTTGTTAATGCGAGAGTGGAAGATCAGAAGCTTGAAAAGGGTAATCTTGCCTTGAAGAACTCCATGGACTTGGGATATCCGGTGAGGGTTATTTCTAGTCGACAAAGCGTGAATAGTGAAAAGAGTGATAAAAGATACATTTACGATGGGCTTTACACCGTGACAGAGTGTTGGCAAGAAAGAGGTTCAACTGGAAAATATGTTTTCAAGTTTGAATTGAAAAGAAATCTTTGCCAACCAAAAGTTACTCGTGAACTAGAGTAA